In one Capricornis sumatraensis isolate serow.1 chromosome 1, serow.2, whole genome shotgun sequence genomic region, the following are encoded:
- the TNFSF10 gene encoding tumor necrosis factor ligand superfamily member 10 produces the protein MTLMQAPGSRLGQFCVLILIFTVLLQVFGMGVFYMYLSKKLKQMQDKYFKNGLGCFLEEDDRSWDSRDEESMINPCWELKSQLHLFVKKMTLRTFEEMIPTNPEKQYNPYLDREKGPKRVAAHITGNNRKRSTLPVLGSKNEKAVGHKIDSWESSRKGHSFLNNLHLRKGELVILQTGFYYIYSQTYFRFQEPEEVLETVSTKETRKKSKQMVQYIYKYTSYPDPILLMKSARNSCWSKDSEYGLYSIYQGGIFELKENDRIFVSVTNERLVDLDQEASFFGAFLIG, from the exons ATGACCCTGATGCAGGCTCCGGGCTCCAGACTTGGACAGTTCTGCGTGCTGATCCTCATCTTCACAGTGCTACTGCAGGTTTTTGGTATGGGCGTGTTCTACATGTATCTCAGCAAGAAGCTGAAGCAG ATGCAggacaaatactttaaaaatggctTGGGTTGCTTCTTGGAGGAAGATGACCGTTCCTGGGACTCCAGAGATGAAGAGAGTATGATCAATCCCTGCTGGGAACTAAAGTCACAACTCCATCTGTTTGTTAAAAAG atgactttGAGAACCTTTGAGGAAATGATTCCTACAAATCCAg AAAAGCAATATAATCCTTACCTAGACAGAGAAAAGGGTCCTAAGAGGGTAGCTGCTCATATAACTGGAAACAATCGGAAAAGAAGTACGTTGCCAGTTCTAG GCTCCAAGAATGAAAAAGCCGTGGGCCATAAAATAGATTCCTGGGAGTCATCAAGAAAAGGACATTCGTTCTTGAATAATTTGCACTTAAGGAAAGGAGAGCTGGTTATCCTTCAAACAGGATTTTATTACATCTATTCCCAAACATACTTTCGATTTCAGGAACCTGAGGAAGTTTTGGAAACTGTTTCAACAAAAGAGaccagaaaaaaaagcaaacaaatggtaCAATATATTTACAAATACACAAGCTATCCTGACCCTATACTGCTGATGAAAAGTGCTAGAAATAGTTGTTGGTCTAAAGATTCAGAATATGGACTCTATTCCATCTATCAAGGAGGAATATTTGAGCTTAAGGAAAATGATCGAATTTTTGTCTCTGTAACTAATGAACGATTGGTTGACCTGGACCAAGAAGCCAGTTTTTTCGGAGCCTTTTTAATTGGCTAA